DNA sequence from the Strigops habroptila isolate Jane chromosome 4, bStrHab1.2.pri, whole genome shotgun sequence genome:
tttgtttagGCTACTTACGCTTGGGAGCTATGGCTAGGGATAAAGGAAACTTTTATGAGGCTTCTGATTGGTTTAAAGAAGCACTTCAGATAAATCAGGTTTGTAACTCTTTAAGtgtttaaagttttaaaacacttgaaatattaacttaaaattttgttttccttttgttgcattttcattttgcttgttCATATGAACTAGGAGGGAACTACTGTAATCTATTGTGTGctttggttgtttgtttgtttgtttgtttcttttttaatatggaattctatttaagaaaaacagcattttataCCTGGAAAAGTAAGCTTGCAAGCAAAACCAGTGCTTTTGCAACTTAGAGTGATTTTTGTGGTGTTCCTTTTTAtggttgtgtgttttttgttgttttttttttaggaccATCCGGATGCCTGGTCTCTGATTGGCAATCTTCACTTGGCTAAACAAGAGTGGGGTCCAGGACAGAAGAAATTTGAAAGAATATTGAAACAGCCCTCCACACAAAATGATACTTACTCCATGCTGGCTCTTGGCAATGTCTGGTTGCAGACTCTGCATCAACCCAcgagagacagagaaaaggtAATGGGCATCTGTCTGCcctgtgtgtggttttgtttaatttttatatgcTGTTAGCTACTCAAAGCCTTTTCTTGATGCCTGTTTGGCATCTTACAGTCCACAAAACCTCCATGTAGATTTTACAATACGCTATTATAGAAATGAGTCATAAtgggggtatttttttttttctgcaggagaaGCGTCATCAAGACCGTGCATTAGCAATCTACAAGCAAGTACTCAGAAATGATCCAAAAAATTTGTATGCTGCTAATGGCATAGGTGAATATTAgactctgttttccttcagaagtgATGATATTCTTATATTTCATGCTTTAATGTAGAATTGATTTTGCAGGCCCTGAATGCTGTATACTGGAGCACAGGAAAGAATAGCTTTTGCATGGCAGCTATGACAGTTCTTGATGGGGAACTTTATTCAAGCAATGTTTCATCTTCTTTGATAGAAGGACATAGTCCATGAACCTGGAAGCTTATGATGTACATATTACTTTCCCCTTAGGAGCTGTCTTGGCACACAAAGGATATTTCCGTGAAGCTCGTGATGTTTTTGCCCAAGTGAGAGAGGCAACAGCAGATATCAGTGATGTGTGGCTGAATTTGGCACATATCTACGTAGAACAGAAACAGTACATCAGTGCTGTGCAGATGGTAACATCTCTAAATTGAACTACATAATATGTTGGGTTAAATAATTCTGGatgtttctctgctgtcatAGCAGCTGCAAAAGTTTCTGAATAATATTTTAGGTATTAACAAGGTAAAGGTAAAGGTCTGTTTCTAGCATGCTGTTGGCTGTCAAGTctagatttaaaaacaaactgccAAATGTGGGTGAGGGGTAACAAAGCACCTACCAACTTGTACACGTTgatttttggggggtgttttttttttgttttttttttttggtatcaGAGTCAAACCATAATTGGCTTAGCATTTTTGTCTTGGAATTAACTTTTAGTTGGAGACGTTTCAATCAGTGTAGTTCCTGTGTCTGATTTAGATTCAGATGTTACTGAAGTAAGCAAATACAGTTtgctgctgggatttttttaatagcaacaCTTCCTATTTTAATTCTTGATAATGATTGTATAAATAGCAATCAGAGATGCCTGAAGATTGTTCATTGTCTGAAGATTGACTGTGCCATGATTTCTATCACCACAGTTAACATCACAAGGTAACTGGTGTTGGAAGAAATCTGTTGATGTCATCTAGTTCAACCTGCTTAAGCAAGCCACCTTCCAAGTATCAATCTCTTGTAATTCAATTGACTCAATTAGTTGATCAAAAGCATACAAGTAagcttacaaaaagaaaaaaccaaccaaacaaaaaaacaaccaacctaACAAACAAATTGTGGGACAGGACAGAAGCTCAGAACAAACATGTTTCATTAAGGTTGACTCCACCTTGAGGTTCAAAAATACTTAATTCAGAGGTATCCTAAAGGTTTTTGTGATAGTTATAAGGAAGACATACTTGGGCCTTTCTTACCTGATCAAGACCTGAGTAGTCGCTATCCTTCAGTGAACAAGTCCTGGTAACAAAATCATATTCATTCTGTTGTGTTTGAATGGGGTCTGTTGTTTTCTTAACACCTTCTTGCTTTTATTGACAAAAAGCCTAATGAAAAATCTAATTTTAGCAATATTTAAGCAGTCAATTACAGTGGGAAACTGAGTATCACTTTCACCTTTTGATTTGTCCAAAGAATATTGTATTCACTTACTAATATATTTAAGTAAAACTGTCAGTAGAAACGTGTTTATTCACTGAGGTGTTCTGTTCCCTGGGTTCTGCTGTGCAGTCAGTACAAGCCACAATATTGGACTCAAAGGGAAATGAATTGGATTTAATATCCTAGCTTAACTGCAGCCACAACAACTACTCTAGTGAGTTCTCTATCATAAAGCATAAAATCTGAGAAAGACTTAAGCTAAATACAACATCTTTGACAATAAAGCCAAGTGAAAATTGGCTGCTCACAAAACTGTGATCCAAGAGTAGTAACTTCAGGCTTTACAGTTCAGGGCAGTTTCTGCATTTgagctagaaataaaaattactttgtatttcttactatttttgaAGTTTAGGAAGGTTGAATGATTTCTTGAGAAAAGAGTATATCAAACAACAGATGCTCgttaatgaaaaggaaatgtttcataACTGCTTGAAGCTTCAATTCTAGCCTCACAAAATCTATAGTAACAAGTctctttttacattttagaacAACCAGATATCCCTCTGCATGCCAGGTTACTCAGCTAGGTGGACAGGACAAATCTGATGTTGATCTATCAGaaaagtgtggggttttttttgactaATTGCATCACATATATGGAATTActatattaaatgtatttcaatttgtAACATATCTTGtatgaatgaagaaaataagccTCTTCCACATACTGCAGAGAATAATTGAGTGCTCTTAAAATGAGTCAGGTTTGTTGAATTTCATTACAATAGATGGTACTTGCAAAGTATTCTATTGTATTTTAAGACCTGCAGAGCCTCCTGAACTGCTGCCAGTTTCCAGTAAAATCAGATATTTGCTATGGAATAGCAGAAACAATTTTCTGATCAGTGAAAAGGAGGCATCCATGTAGCACAACaggctgctttaaaaaaacaaaaggcaataaTTTAGTACATTGTACATTACCAGTAATGCTTTTTAGGAATAGAAACAGTTGCTGGAGTTAGCTCACTAAAATAACCATCGTCACCtcttgatttgatttttttggtcTCATTTCAGTATGAAAACTGCCTCAGAAAGTTCTATAAGCatcaaaatactgaagtattgTTATATTTGGCCCGGGCTCTCTTCAAGTGTGGCAAATTACAGGAGTGCAAACAAACTTTGTTAAAGGTACAAACATAAACCAACATGTGTGTCTTTTAATTCAGTAGTGTGGGATTGAAATGATGGTGCTTATTCTCTGTGTCATTTCGGTATTCCTCTGTATCATGTTgtagcatattttaaaaacatggttTTCATTGACAGGCCAGGCATGTAGCGCCAAGTGACACAGTCCTTATGTTTAATGTGGCTTTAGTGCTACAAAGACTAGCTACCTCTGtcctgaaagatgaaaaaagcaaTCTAAAGGAGGTCCTTAATGCTGTGAAGGAACTGGAGCTAGCCCACAGGTAAAGATGACTTATTTCTAATCATTATAACCTATTTTGTTGTTCCTTTACAGTGAATTTGCATTATAGGTCTCAAATCTGGTTAGAAGAGCAATCATCTCCTGTGAAGCACTATGCAATTCTAGAGTTTCTAGGAGGAAAACAAGGACTGGGCCTGACAAAACTGTGCATTTAGGCTTTGTGCCAGAGCCAGTTTTGTTTGGCCAGGTGGCCAAAATATGTTTCTTAAAGGGTTTTGTATTACTGTGACcaagatgtttttcttcctggaagagcatagttgaaaaaaatgttgaagctTATTTGATTAATACTCTTTgatgatttctttcaaaacaaactaTAAGGCTCAAAACAATATCTATTTATATAAGTCATTTAGTTAATGACTGGTAGTCCTTGAAAACTAATTTCATCCTCCTTTTGCCAAGTAAAGCCCAAGTGTTCTCATGTCTTAAGAACAGAAGCAGTTTCTTAGGTGTGTTTCAGATCTTTTAGTTCTCTGAAAATCTGGGCAGAAAACTGTGATTAATCCAATGCAATCATTGCTGTCATTGAACAGAGTTTCACCCATGTATTCAGCTCCTAGGTGTATAGCTGGTGTAGCCGATGCTTGCTTTATGCATTCTTAGCTCTGTTTTTATGTGGAGGGTAGATACtgcttttcagtaattttgtCAAGTAAAGTAAGCCTTTCATACAAGCAAGCATTTCACAATTCTAGTGCTTTACATAGTGCAAACTAAACATTTGAACACAAATGCTAACTTGAATTCAAGTTAGAAGCTTGTTATTTATTATCTTGAGAAAGTTGCATGAAAGCCTTTATTTTTACCCATTAACTAAAAATTCAGGTATCTTAtcacattttggaaaatatgttCCATAATCTAAAACTTGAGcaaggaattattttcttcatatgcaCAAGAATTTGAGTTCAGAGTAGCACAAAATCAGgtcatttaaaatgtctttggaaTGTGGGAGGAAACTGTCAACCTTGAAAAttagaaagctgttttcctttaaatgagTTGGAGAGACTGCTTTCAGAACTCTGGTCATCATAGCTCACCCATTTACTTGAAGGCTTGGTACATTCACAAGGGCCTGTCAGGTAGATTCAAGGAGCCCGTTCtggaaggatttaaaaaaaagtaagttttctttccttatgcTGGTTTCAGGCACTTAAGCTACGACAGGTAAGGAATTAATCTACTGGGGTCACCAATGTACTCATTGCTCGGAACCAGTAAATGAAATCTTAATTCTTTAGaatgtttctgtctttttgttctgctctggagtggttttaaatgtttcacatttgGAGAACTTTGAATGTACTTTTATACTGTTGTATTAAAAGGGGCTGCACACAGGGAAAAATCAGTGAGGTTTCTTCGTCTGCTGAGTTTTAGAGGATTGTCATTCAGGAGTAAATGCTTTCTAAGCAAAATTGCAATAAATAAGTAAGTAGTGCCATATTTgcttagttttgtttgttgttttttcctccagatACTTCAGTTACTTGAGTAAAGTAGGTGATAAGATGAGATTTGATTTGGCACTTGCTGCTACGGAAGccaggtaaaaaaaaccccaaacaactgaACCACAAACTGATCCTTCATTCAGATACCAAGTGGaatatttttgtcttggttggtttttttcatactAGAACTGGATTCCTAAATTTCAAATGGGAATTTCTTAGAACAGTAGAAATACAAGTGCAGGATTACTCCCTAttcctgtctttgctttcatatatttttgtgtAGCCTACAGCTCTCAGCTTGTGGTGTCTGCTATTAGCTGGAGCCTGCAAAATATGATACTACTTTAATGGCCAAATTTCCATCAATGAGAGTGCAAAGACATTTACTTAAGCATCTCTAGTTTTCACTGTTTTGACTTTAAGCTTGATAATCGAACAATGAGATTGATTTCATGGAGGTTTTTTCAGGTAGTTCATGGGTGGTAGCATGGGTCAGTTATTGAAACATgaagaagttttgttttgcagagacTAGTCTGCTTTAACTTTTGTTCAGGGTAATGAGCTTGTACACAAGCCTATTCAAACCATTTTCACTGTAAGCTTATTTCTCTCAGTATGTCCTACGTTTCATTTATTGCTCCTTCTTCTAAGATTTTTCATAGCTGTGTGCAAATAACATCTGTTGGCCATCGTGCACTGTACATGGGCATCATTAAAGCACTttgtagaaagaagaaaattttttaatattgaaagaAATGTCAGTGTAACATTAGCTAAGAGGGTATTGAAAGTGTCTTGCTTTAATGCTTCATGAGACTTGAACAGTTTATGCAACCTAAACTTTTTACACGGTTGGGTATTTTTAAGATAGAATTTCTACCTACTTTTCTGATTATATTTGCTAGGACGTTGTGGTTACATACAAGTTGTTATTAGCTATACTTCCAAATCTGTCCAGATTAGTTGGGATGATTCTTTTGAtgttcatgtgtgtgttttctgtatatGAACTGGCTAAATTTTAAGCATGCAGCAGTATGTTCTGATATTGTATATTGCAAGAAAAATTAGCTTACTAGAAAGTGCTTAGTTTACTTAAAATCTGTACTGCTCCTATTTTGTGCTATTTCAagtagcttttttttgtttgttggtggtATGAACATAGTGTTGTGATGCATGCCTCTtataaaactgtttcttctcATAGTATGTGTCTGCCACCTTCCTTTACTTGAAAACATTGCATGTTACAGGCAATGCTCTGATTTACTGAGTCAAGCCCAGTACCATGTGGCTCGGGCACGCAAGCAGGATGAAGAAGAGCGGGAGCTGCGTGCAAAGcaagagcaagagaaagagcTGCTTCGCCAAAAACTACTTAAAGAGCAGGTTTTATTGTGTTATATTCAtatactatatatttttttaagtatgctttacttttaaaaagtatacATATCAAAATTACATATGCTGTTGTTGCTCTGTGGTAGTACCTGGCATTGCAGATAAAATGCATAGTAAGCATTTTTCTTACTTAGAGTAAGAGCTAGCAGAGAGTGTTATAGCTAACAGGTGATACTATTTCTTCCCCATAGTctcagaaatagatttttatttttataatgaaataaaattagttcCCCAGAAGCTCTGCCAAATTTCTGTACCTACAGGCTGGATCAGGAAGCACTTGGTGCAACAGTTCTTTCAGACTTCTGCCTACTCTAGCATGGGCTTGTAGAAAACAactgtggttttttggttttttgggtttttttttttttaccatgtgGACCTTCTGCTATGACATAGTCTGTCAAAAGTCAGTTTCCCAGTTTCTTGTCAGCAAATCACTTATATGCCTGTGATTATAATCACCACGATGCTGCATATACAGTagtaatgttttgttttctctttgtttcaggaAGAGAAGCGtctaagagaaaaagaagaacagaagaaacttCTGGAACAAAGAGCTCAATATGTGGAGAAAACCAAGAATATTCTGATGTTCACTGGTGAAGTAGAAGgatcaaaggagaaaaaacgTGGTGGCGGTGGAGGCAGGGTAGAacacaattctttttttttctttttttttcttttctttttttaatttccttcattttcagcttttgataCATGGTCTCCTGCAATAGCACAGGTTTTTAATTTCAAGATCCCAGGTTCTGCTGAGTGAAATTGCACAGGTTTAATACTCAGATGTAATAATTGGAAGCTAATACTTAAACGTTCCAGCATGGAGGCATTCCAAAATCTGTCCTattcaaatgttaaaataacagAAGAGGATTATTTTATAATGTGTGAATTTGGAATCAGTTCCTAAATTATATCAGTCTAGAGACTATGGGAAAGTTGGCGTAAGAATGTCTGTATTTTCAtatctttgaaaatgtgttCAGATAAAGTTcctattttaaattttttttctggcagctTTTTAACTGAAAGGTGAATAATGGCCTGTAATATGGggcttttatttattctagCGTTCCAAAAAAGGAGCAGGGGAATTTGATGAGTTCGTCAACGATGACAGTGATGAAGATTTGCCCAtatctagaaagaaaaagaagaagaagggcAGTGGAAGTGAACaagatggggaagaggaggagggtgagagaaagaagaagaagaggaggaggtaaCTGATACTTCAGACTTCTCTGAGAAAAACTATGgcttttaaatacattctcaTGCAGTCTTTTATAATGGTGTGAAAAATGAACTGTTGTCAAGAGGTCAcatgaataatttttatttacacaTGCACATTATAAGACAATCATTAGGCTAAAGAGGTATGAGTAGCTCGTGatatttcttgatatttcttgatatttcttgatatttcttgatatttcttgatatttcttgatatttcttgatatttcttgatatttcttgatatttcttgatatttcttgatatttcttgatatttcttgatatttcttgatatttcttgatatttcttgatatttcttgatatttcttgatatttcttgatatttcttgatatttctGCATGTGTTAAGTTTTTCTGTGATGTTATGCCTTAAATCatataaaatgtttctgtttaagACCCCAGAAGGCAGATGAGGGGAGTGATGatgaagaacatgaaaatgGTCCAAGACCTAAAAAACGACGTCCAcccaaaacagagaaaaagaaggctGTAAGTTAAACCCTGAGTAACTGCATCACTTTCTAAGTATGCATTTGAAGTTCAGCATTACCCTTGTCAAGAGACTTATTTAACGTTGAAAATTACAACAAAACTTCTTGTTGTAACTGCCTTTGAGCTTATTTTTATCCTCCTTGCCTGCTGCTATTGCTGCTTCAGGGATGAAAAGGATATTTCTGAAGCCATCTTAGAATTAAGTGATagtaaatggaaaatttttACAAGCATGTCTGGTTTTCTGAGTATGTTTCTACGTGTGGGCTGTACTTTAACCAGCCACAGGAACAAgcaacccttttttttttttttttttatcccctgTATAGCCCAAACCAGAACGTCTGCCTCCTTCAATGAAAGGGAAGATCAAATCAAAAGCCATCATTTCATCAAGTGATGATTCTTCTGATGAGGATAAACTCAAAATTGCTGATGAGGGGTAAGAACCTTAATTAACTTTGTACTGAAGTTTCAATGCATGCTTTCAGTAGGAGCTGTAATATTAATAAGATAATGTGAAGGGTATGAGAAGCGTTTCATTGTAGTCAGAGCATCACTTCCCATTGCACATTAATTCCACTCGTTCTTCCCATTCAGATAATGCTAGCATTACTCGAATGCAGGTGTCTCATTTTGTATTTAAGCTAAAGATAGCATCATTTAAtgcttttgcccttttttttttttttttttcttctcctctacAGACGTGCTAGGAATAGCAACAGTGATTCAGATGATGGGGAACAGCAGCACAGTAAGCGCATTGTTTCTGATAGTGATTCCGataacagaaacaaatctgGTAGTGAGGCAGGTAGTCCAAGGAGGTCCAGTGTCCACCCATCTGAGGAAGACTCTGAAAGTGACAGATCAGCCAGAAAAAGGAGGCGGTCAGATTCGGAGCAGTCCGACAATGAGTCTGTGCAGTCGGGGAGAAGTCGTTCCGGTGGTTCAGAAAATGAGTCTCGCCCAGCTTCTCGCAGTGCTGACTCAGACAGAGATTCTGAGAGAGGATCTGACAACGAGGGTTCTGGCAGAGGATCTGGTAATGAATCTGAACCAGAAGGATCCAACGATGAGGGGTCTGAAGGTGGTTCAGATGACAGTGATTAGATCTGAATTACAGaccatcttttaaaaatgttcatgtaaatatatttcagttgtaggggaaaatctgatttttatatttgaaaactgagatttaaaaaacCTTTAATGTTTTAGTAAACTGTTGTGAGACCTTCCTGTGGTTCTTTCTATTAGCAACTGATGGATGTTTCTAAGTTGGCTTATGGTATATTCTTAAATTAAAACTGCTGTAAGTGAACAGAATCCATGTACTATAATCAGCACACCAACAATGGAATGCATGTAAAAACTATGGAACCTGACATCTCTGTTTAGGTGGTTCCAATGTGACTAAAACTGTGTGTTCTGTGCTTGTACATGCATAGATGGATCTTTAAATCTTACCAAATGGAACAA
Encoded proteins:
- the CTR9 gene encoding RNA polymerase-associated protein CTR9 homolog, which codes for MSRGSIEIPLRDTDEVIELDFDQLPEGDEVISILKQEHTQLHIWIALALEYYKQGKTEDFVKLLEAARIDGNLDYRDHEKDQMTCLDTLAAYYVQQARKEKNKDNKKELITQATLLYTMADKIIMYDQNHLLGRACFCLLEGDKMDQADAQFHFVLNQSPNNIPALLGKACISFNKKDYRGALAYYKKALRTNPGCPAEVRLGMGHCFVKLNKLEKARLAFSRALELNSKCVGALVGLAVLELNNKEADSIKNGVQLLSRAYTIDPSNPMVLNHLANHFFFKKDYGKVQHLALHAFHNTEVEAMQAESCYQLARSFHVQEDYDQAFQYYYQATQFASSSFVLPFFGLGQMYIYRGDKENASQCFEKVLKAYPNNYETMKILGSLYAASEDQEKRDIAKGHLKKVTEQYPDDVEAWIELAQILEQTDIQGALSAYGTATRILQEKVQADVPPEILNNVGALHFRLGNLGEAKKYFLASLDRAKAEAEHDEHYYNAISVTTSYNLARLYEAMCEFHEAEKLYKNILREHPNYVDCYLRLGAMARDKGNFYEASDWFKEALQINQDHPDAWSLIGNLHLAKQEWGPGQKKFERILKQPSTQNDTYSMLALGNVWLQTLHQPTRDREKEKRHQDRALAIYKQVLRNDPKNLYAANGIGAVLAHKGYFREARDVFAQVREATADISDVWLNLAHIYVEQKQYISAVQMYENCLRKFYKHQNTEVLLYLARALFKCGKLQECKQTLLKARHVAPSDTVLMFNVALVLQRLATSVLKDEKSNLKEVLNAVKELELAHRYFSYLSKVGDKMRFDLALAATEARQCSDLLSQAQYHVARARKQDEEERELRAKQEQEKELLRQKLLKEQEEKRLREKEEQKKLLEQRAQYVEKTKNILMFTGEVEGSKEKKRGGGGGRRSKKGAGEFDEFVNDDSDEDLPISRKKKKKKGSGSEQDGEEEEGERKKKKRRRPQKADEGSDDEEHENGPRPKKRRPPKTEKKKAPKPERLPPSMKGKIKSKAIISSSDDSSDEDKLKIADEGRARNSNSDSDDGEQQHSKRIVSDSDSDNRNKSGSEAGSPRRSSVHPSEEDSESDRSARKRRRSDSEQSDNESVQSGRSRSGGSENESRPASRSADSDRDSERGSDNEGSGRGSGNESEPEGSNDEGSEGGSDDSD